A stretch of Chionomys nivalis chromosome 2, mChiNiv1.1, whole genome shotgun sequence DNA encodes these proteins:
- the Chrng gene encoding acetylcholine receptor subunit gamma isoform X1, translating into MHGGRGPPLLLPLLAICLGVQSLNQEERLFADLMRNYDPHLRPAEHDSDVVNVSLKLTLTNLISLNEREEALTTNVWIEMQWCDYRLRWDPQDYEGLWILRVPSTMVWRPDIVLENNVDGVFEVALYCNVLVSPDGCIYWLPPAIFRSSCSISVTYFPFDWQNCSLIFQSQTYSTSEINLQLSQEDGQAIEWIFIDPEAFTENGEWAIRHRPAKMLLDPVAPAEEAGHQKVVFYLLIQRKPLFYVINIIAPCVLISSVAILIYFLPAKAGGQKCTVAINVLLAQTVFLFLVAKKVPETSQAVPLISKYLTFLMVVTILIVVNSVVVLNVSLRSPHTHSMARGVRKVFLRLLPQLLRMHVRPRGPAPVQDARLRLQNGSSSGWPVTTREEGGLYLPRSELLFRQRQRNGLVKAALEKLENGPEMRQSQEFCGSLKQASPAIQACVEACNLMARARRQQSHFDSGNEEWFLVGRVLDRVCFLAMLSLFICGTAGIFLMAHYNRVPDLPFPGDPRPYLPLPD; encoded by the exons ATGCATGGAGGCCGGGGACCTCCGCTCCTCCTGCCGCTGCTGGCTATCTGCCTGG GGGTCCAGAGCCTCAACCAAGAGGAGCGCCTGTTTGCTGACCTGATGAGAAACTATGACCCCCATCTGCGGCCCGCTGAGCACGACTCAGATGTGGTCAACGTCAGCCTGAAGCTTACCCTGACCAACCTCATCTCCCTG aaTGAGCGAGAAGAGGCCCTCACAACCAACGTCTGGATAGAAATG CAGTGGTGTGATTATCGCCTGCGCTGGGACCCACAAGACTATGAAGGCCTGTGGATACTGAGGGTGCCATCCACCATGGTCTGGAGGCCAGATATCGTGTTGGAGAACAA TGTGGACGGTGTGTTCGAGGTGGCCCTCTATTGCAACGTGCTCGTGTCCCCTGACGGTTGTATCTACTGGCTGCCACCTGCCATCTTCCGCTCCTCCTGCTCCATCTCTGTCACCTACTTCCCCTTCGATTGGCAGAACTGCTCTCTCATCTTCCA GTCTCAGACTTACAGCACCAGTGAGATTAACCTGCAGCTGAGCCAGGAAGATGGACAAGCCATTGAGTGGATCTTCATCGACCCCGAGGCTTTCACAG AGAATGGCGAATGGGCCATCCGGCATCGACCAGCCAAGATGCTACTGGACCCTGTGGCGCCAGCAGAGGAGGCAGGCCACCAAAAAGTGGTTTTCTACCTGCTCATCCAGCGCAAGCCCCTCTTCTACGTCATCAACATCATTGCCCCCTGCGTGCTCATTTCCTCCGTTGCCATCCTCATCTACTTCCTTCCTGCCAAGG CGGGCGGCCAGAAATGCACAGTGGCCATCAACGTGCTCCTGGCCCAGACCGTCTTCCTTTTCCTCGTGGCCAAGAAGGTGCCTGAGACCTCCCAGGCAGTGCCGCTCATCAGCAA GTACCTCACCTTCCTCATGGTGGTGACCATCCTCATTGTTGTGAACTCTGTGGTGGTGCTCAACGTGTCCTTGAggtccccacacacacactccatggcCCGGGGGGTCCGCAAG GTGTTCCTGAGGCTCCTGCCCCAGCTGTTACGGATGCATGTGCGCCCACGGGGCCCCGCTCCTGTCCAGGATGCCCGGTTGCGGCTCCAGAATGGCTCCTCCTCGGGGTGGCCCGTCACAACTCGGGAGGAAGGGGGTCTCTATCTCCCACGCAGTGAACTCCTCTTCAGACAGAGACAGCGCAATGGATTGGTGAAAGCTGCACTAGAAAAGCTAG AAAATGGGCCAGAaatgaggcagagtcaggagttcTGTGGAAGCCTGAAGCAAGCCTCCCCAGCCATCCAGGCCTGCGTGGAGGCCTGTAACCTCATGGCCCGTGCCCGGCGCCAGCAGAGTCACTTTGACAGT GGGAATGAGGAGTGGTTCCTGGTGGGCCGCGTGCTGGACCGTGTCTGTTTCCTGGCCATGCTCTCCCTCTTCATCTGCGGCACGGCCGGCATCTTCCTGATGGCCCACTATAATCGGGTGCCTGACCTGCCATTCCCTGGAGACCCCCGCCCCTACTTGCCTTTGCCAGACTGA
- the Chrng gene encoding acetylcholine receptor subunit gamma isoform X2, protein MHGGRGPPLLLPLLAICLGVQSLNQEERLFADLMRNYDPHLRPAEHDSDVVNVSLKLTLTNLISLNEREEALTTNVWIEMQWCDYRLRWDPQDYEGLWILRVPSTMVWRPDIVLENKSQTYSTSEINLQLSQEDGQAIEWIFIDPEAFTENGEWAIRHRPAKMLLDPVAPAEEAGHQKVVFYLLIQRKPLFYVINIIAPCVLISSVAILIYFLPAKAGGQKCTVAINVLLAQTVFLFLVAKKVPETSQAVPLISKYLTFLMVVTILIVVNSVVVLNVSLRSPHTHSMARGVRKVFLRLLPQLLRMHVRPRGPAPVQDARLRLQNGSSSGWPVTTREEGGLYLPRSELLFRQRQRNGLVKAALEKLENGPEMRQSQEFCGSLKQASPAIQACVEACNLMARARRQQSHFDSGNEEWFLVGRVLDRVCFLAMLSLFICGTAGIFLMAHYNRVPDLPFPGDPRPYLPLPD, encoded by the exons ATGCATGGAGGCCGGGGACCTCCGCTCCTCCTGCCGCTGCTGGCTATCTGCCTGG GGGTCCAGAGCCTCAACCAAGAGGAGCGCCTGTTTGCTGACCTGATGAGAAACTATGACCCCCATCTGCGGCCCGCTGAGCACGACTCAGATGTGGTCAACGTCAGCCTGAAGCTTACCCTGACCAACCTCATCTCCCTG aaTGAGCGAGAAGAGGCCCTCACAACCAACGTCTGGATAGAAATG CAGTGGTGTGATTATCGCCTGCGCTGGGACCCACAAGACTATGAAGGCCTGTGGATACTGAGGGTGCCATCCACCATGGTCTGGAGGCCAGATATCGTGTTGGAGAACAA GTCTCAGACTTACAGCACCAGTGAGATTAACCTGCAGCTGAGCCAGGAAGATGGACAAGCCATTGAGTGGATCTTCATCGACCCCGAGGCTTTCACAG AGAATGGCGAATGGGCCATCCGGCATCGACCAGCCAAGATGCTACTGGACCCTGTGGCGCCAGCAGAGGAGGCAGGCCACCAAAAAGTGGTTTTCTACCTGCTCATCCAGCGCAAGCCCCTCTTCTACGTCATCAACATCATTGCCCCCTGCGTGCTCATTTCCTCCGTTGCCATCCTCATCTACTTCCTTCCTGCCAAGG CGGGCGGCCAGAAATGCACAGTGGCCATCAACGTGCTCCTGGCCCAGACCGTCTTCCTTTTCCTCGTGGCCAAGAAGGTGCCTGAGACCTCCCAGGCAGTGCCGCTCATCAGCAA GTACCTCACCTTCCTCATGGTGGTGACCATCCTCATTGTTGTGAACTCTGTGGTGGTGCTCAACGTGTCCTTGAggtccccacacacacactccatggcCCGGGGGGTCCGCAAG GTGTTCCTGAGGCTCCTGCCCCAGCTGTTACGGATGCATGTGCGCCCACGGGGCCCCGCTCCTGTCCAGGATGCCCGGTTGCGGCTCCAGAATGGCTCCTCCTCGGGGTGGCCCGTCACAACTCGGGAGGAAGGGGGTCTCTATCTCCCACGCAGTGAACTCCTCTTCAGACAGAGACAGCGCAATGGATTGGTGAAAGCTGCACTAGAAAAGCTAG AAAATGGGCCAGAaatgaggcagagtcaggagttcTGTGGAAGCCTGAAGCAAGCCTCCCCAGCCATCCAGGCCTGCGTGGAGGCCTGTAACCTCATGGCCCGTGCCCGGCGCCAGCAGAGTCACTTTGACAGT GGGAATGAGGAGTGGTTCCTGGTGGGCCGCGTGCTGGACCGTGTCTGTTTCCTGGCCATGCTCTCCCTCTTCATCTGCGGCACGGCCGGCATCTTCCTGATGGCCCACTATAATCGGGTGCCTGACCTGCCATTCCCTGGAGACCCCCGCCCCTACTTGCCTTTGCCAGACTGA